The following proteins are co-located in the Arctopsyche grandis isolate Sample6627 chromosome 3, ASM5162203v2, whole genome shotgun sequence genome:
- the MED18 gene encoding mediator complex subunit 18 → MMPVSGIPASPLPVGVGVGVNLGAASPVGTAMDSLSQALKANIIPNQEYLLQGSVLDSAVEVLLHRLRGLCDNVDAGPETFHDQEVCFSLRGPTQQSAPLLLRVRKALDCPDSPYQLRYIGQPELGDKSRPTVVRSSIDIACSGMVVEFLTELGCRIDFEYSVRGYMFRKGRMKITVAKVFKMSPMHPKHNEVFEPISQSYLVELSVLAPSGQDAIAEDMKIFADQLRPLVQLDKIDYKRLGHIP, encoded by the exons ATGATGCCCGTTTCTGGAATCCCGGCGTCCCCGTTACCCGTTGGCGTCGGTGTGGGTGTCAATTTAGGAGCAGCATCTCCTGTCGGAACTGCTATGGACAGCCTTAGCCAAGCACTCAAGGCTAACATCATACCTAACCAGGAGTATCTATTGCAG gggTCTGTACTGGATTCGGCCGTTGAAGTTCTCCTACATAGACTTAGAGGATTGTGTGATAATGTAGATGCGGGTCCTGAAACGTTTCACGATCAAGAAGTTTGTTTCAGCCTTCGAGGACCTACCCAACAa tctGCCCCTTTACTGTTGAGAGTTCGAAAGGCATTGGATTGCCCCGATTCTCCTTATCAATTGCGATATATTGGCCAGCCGGAACTCGGAGATAAGTCGAGACCCACTGTAGTTCGTTCCAGTATAGATATTGCTTGTAGTGGAATGGTAGTCGAATTTTTAACAGAACTCGGATGTCGTATCGATTTTGAATACAGTGTTAGAG GTTATATGTTCAGAAAAGGGAGGATGAAAATAACTGTAGCGAAGGTCTTTAAAATGAGTCCAATGCACCCTAAGCACAACGAAGTTTTCGAACCAATATCTCAAAGTTATTTAGTTGAATTAtcg gttTTAGCCCCATCTGGTCAAGATGCAATCGCTGAAGATATGAAGATATTTGCAGATCAACTTCGACCACTAGTACAATTAGACAAAATTGATTATAAAAGACTGGGGCACATACCTTAG
- the LOC143909088 gene encoding seminal metalloprotease 1-like: protein MVEFNEYLKVTNESEPDEEFDELADNGQNIWERSGKFEGDIILSDKQRQVLLEEVSTPGLARNGLNDVSKRWPRKTLVYEIGDDFSSDQVSAIKDAMSDLERSSCVKFKEKGPNDDDYVKIQGARRGCFSQVGYQGRGKQLLNLTPHPSGLGCMRHGTIVHELLHSLGFFHMQSHTKRDKYVKIVWDNILDGRENNFKKYNSFVTTDFGVPYDYDSVLHYSAFAFSKNGRKTIVPLQDNFGTIGQRTGLSDKDTLKLNRMYQCGSSSYDAPEDDGKYINSDEEDFSFPWAKYQEENSPDEHYEFESWWNK, encoded by the exons ATGGTCGAATTCAACGAGTACCTGAAAGTTACCAATGAATCTGAACCAGACGAAG AATTTGATGAATTGGCCGACAATGGTCAAAACATTTGGGAGAGGAGTGGAAAATTCGAGggcgatataattttatcagATAAGCAAAGGCAAGTTTTACTCGAAGAAGTATCAACGCCAGGTCTAGCGAGGAACGGCTTGAACGACGTGTCCAAAAGATGGCCGAGAAAAACCCTAGTATACGAAATAGGCgatgattttt CATCGGATCAAGTAAGCGCTATAAAGGATGCGATGTCTGATTTGGAACGTTCATCGTGTGTGAAATTTAAGGAGAAAGGACCTAACGATGATGACTATGTTAAAATACag GGTGCTAGACGAGGTTGTTTCTCACAAGTCGGCTACCAAGGAAGAGGAAAACAATTGTTGAATCTCACTCCGCATCCCTCAGGTCTTGGATGCATGAGACATGGTACAATTGTTCATGAGTTGTTGCATTCTTTGGGATTCTTCCATATGCAGAGTCATACGAAGCGGGATAAATATGTCAAGATTGTGTGGGATAATATTCTTGATG gaaGGGAGAATAACTTTAAAAAGTATAATTCATTCGTAACAACTGACTTTGGCGTTCCGTACGATTATGACAGTGTTTTACATTACAGTGCATTTGCCTTCTcaaaaaatggacgaaagactATTGTACCGCTTCAG GACAATTTCGGCACAATTGGTCAACGTACTGGATTGAGCGACAAGGATACGTTGAAACTAAACCGAATGTATCAGTGCGGCAGTTCCAGTTATGATGCACCCGAAGACGACGGTAAATACATCAACTCCGATGAAGAAGATTTCAGCTTTCCTTGGGCAAAGTATCAAGAAGAAAATTCCCCAGACGAACATTACGAATTTGAAAGTTGGTGGAACAAATGA
- the LOC143923127 gene encoding xaa-Pro aminopeptidase 3, giving the protein MIHFPRKLLTTFSGCALKRNQPLRVFVRLNSSTKNLQDENNQSAPKENGIPTKIVGQPTSFSHPHLVSPGELVPGLPVSEFKSRRSEFMKKLVNSIPKENRGKGHTVVVPSASKSYMSDHIPYIFRQNSDFYYLTGCLEPDSILIMTSLPDSENIYQTVLLLRGCDEHSEIWDGPRTSVDDAPQMFRIDLALPYKELVPFLTKHLSDRNTDNFWYLPGSPLNYDTDRCIKTIINTCKINPPICPRRVLSTLRLLKSPAEARLMLETCKVGSAAINNAMACTKPGTSEHDIHAVIDYYSRRSGAEHLAFPPVVGGGHRATAIHYIHDNQILSNGELLLVDAGCQKFSYNSDITRTWPVNGKFTEAQAVLYDIVLSVQSTLLLILKEQRPTLDRLFDLMCQILGSYLKEEGIISKSVTGSELITTAYKYCPHHVSHYLGLDVHDTPLILRNIPVQPGMVITVEPGIYIRPNDQSVREEFRGIGIRIEDDILITQRDPIVLTEKCLKNRNEIEDIVGSRDLPK; this is encoded by the exons atgaTACATTTTCCAAGAAAACTACTGACTACGTTTTCTGGATGTG CTTTGAAACGCAATCAACCATTAAGAGTATTCGTACGTTTAAATTCCTCAACAAAAAACTTGCAAGATGAAAACAATCAGTCTGCACCGAAGGAGAATGGAATTCCAACAAAGATTGTCGGACAGCCAACGAGTTTTTCACATCCGCACTTGGTCAGTCCCGGCGAACTTGTTCCGGGCTTGCCAGTGTCCGAATTCAAGAGCCGACGATCCGAATTTATGAAAAAGCTTGTAAATTCAATACCCAAAGAAAATCGAGGAAAAGGACACACg GTTGTCGTACCGTCTGCCTCTAAATCTTATATGTCGGATCACATACCGTACATATTTAGGCAAAATTCAGACTTTTACTATTTGACCGGATGTCTTGAACCAGATTCGATCCTCATAATGACCAGTTTACCagacagtgaaaatatatatcaa aCGGTGCTATTGCTGCGAGGTTGCGACGAGCATTCCGAAATTTGGGACGGGCCCCGTACATCAGTCGATGATGCTCCTCAAATGTTCCGAATCGATTTAGCCTTACCCTACAAAGAACTAGTTCCTTTCCTTACAAA acatTTATCAGACCGCAATACGGACAATTTTTGGTATTTGCCGGGATCTCCACTGAATTACGATACGGATAGATGCATAAAAACGATCATAAACACTTGTAAAATAAATCCACCTATTTGTCCTCGACGCGTCTTATCTACTCTGCGTCTTTTAAAAAGTCCAGCAGAGGCGCGGCTTATGTTAGAAACGTGCAAAGTAGGAAGTGCGGCTATAAACAATGCTATGGCTTGTACTAAGCCAG GTACGAGCGAACATGACATCCATGCCGTGATTGATTATTACAGTCGTAGATCAGGAGCTGAGCATTTAGCCTTTCCTCCAGTTGTTGGAGGTGGCCATCGTGCTACTGCCATACATTACATTCACGACAATCAAATATTATCCAACGGAGAACTGCTTCTAGTAGATGCcg GTTGCCAAAAGTTTAGTTATAATTCTGACATTACAAGGACATGGCCAGTCAACGGTAAATTCACCGAAGCCCAAGCTGTATTATACGACATCGTATTGAGCGTACAATCTACGCTTCTCTTGATTCTGAAAGAGCAACGTCCTACTTTGGACAGGCTCTTTGATCTCATGTGTCAGATACTCGGTTCGTATCTGAAAGAAGAAGGAATTATATCGAAATCGGTCACCGGTTCTGAATTGATAACT ACGGCGTATAAATACTGTCCTCATCACGTATCTCATTATTTAGGATTAGACGTTCATGATACGCCTCTCATATTAAGAAATATTCCTGTCCAACCAGGAATGGTTATTACCGTTGAGCCAG GAATTTATATAAGACCGAATGATCAGTCTGTTAGAGAAGAATTCCGAGGAATAGGTATACGAATTGAAGACGATATTCTGATTACTCAGAGAGATCCGATTGTATTGACGGAAAAGTGTCTTAAAAATAGGAATGAAATTGAAGACATAGTTGGATCTAGAGACCTTCCAAAATAA
- the awd gene encoding nucleoside diphosphate kinase, producing MSNRERTFIMVKPDGVQRGIVGKIIKRFEQKGFKLVALKMLWPSEQLLQQHYSDLSARPFFPGLVKYMSSGPVVPMVWEGLDVVRTGRVMLGATNPAESAPGTIRGDLCIQVGRNILHGSDAVESANKEIALWFTDAELVSWTPANEGWVYE from the coding sequence ATGTCCAATCGCGAGAGAACTTTCATCATGGTGAAGCCAGACGGCGTCCAGCGCGGCATCGTCGGCAAGATCATCAAACGCTTCGAGCAGAAGGGCTTCAAGCTGGTGGCGCTCAAGATGCTGTGGCCGTCGGAGCAGCTCCTGCAGCAGCACTACTCCGACCTGTCGGCGCGCCCCTTCTTCCCGGGCCTCGTCAAGTACATGAGCTCGGGCCCCGTCGTGCCGATGGTGTGGGAGGGCCTCGACGTGGTGCGCACCGGCCGCGTCATGCTGGGCGCCACCAACCCCGCCGAGTCCGCGCCCGGCACCATCCGCGGAGACCTCTGCATCCAGGTCGGCCGCAACATCTTGCACGGCTCCGACGCCGTCGAATCCGCCAACAAGGAGATCGCCCTCTGGTTCACCGACGCCGAGCTCGTCTCGTGGACACCTGCCAACGAGGGTTGGGTTTACGAATAA